taagtacatttcaacaccagatacttttgatacttaagtacttttaatatgagctactttaagacttttactcaattcattttctgacgggtgacttttacatttaccgaagtcactgtcaggtcagatatctgtacttttactcaagtatggctttcaagtactttatacaccactgctgaTATATCAGTCTCACCCAGAAGGCCAGCCTCCCGGAGGCGCCTCTTCACTGTAGACGTTGACACTGGCGTTTTGCGGGaaccatttaaagaagctgccagttgaggacctgtgaggcgtCTATCACTCAAACCAGAGACTCTAATATACTTGTCTTCTTGCTGAGTCGTGCACCGGggcctcccacttctctttctactctggttagaacccgtttgtgctgttctctgaagggagtaGTACACACCGCTGtaggacattttcagtttcttcgcaATTACTCGCATGGAACAGCCTTCATTTCTAAGAACGAGAATAGACTggcgagtttcacatgaaagttctccttttctggccattttgagagAGTAATCGAACACCCAcatgtgatgctccagatactcaactagctcaaaggaAGTTTTATATCTTCTCTCACCAGATAAACAGTTTTGagctgtgctaacataattgcacaagggttttctaatgatccattagtcttctaaggcgattagcaaacacaattaaccattagaacactggagtgatagttgctggaaatgggcctctatacacctatgtagatatttcattaaaaactaGACGTTTCCACCCTTGAATAGTGATTCACCACATTAAaatgtatagagtgtatttctgattaatttaatgttatcttcattgaaagAAACAGtgattttctttgaaaaataaggacatttctaaGTAAGCTTCACTATCCAGCTGTTGTCTCCTCCAGATGTTCTGCTCCGTCACACCACGGTCACAGCATTAAGAGTCAGGGCTTTAGAAACCAGTTCCTCCAGTACGAGCTGTTCTTTCCTGCACAGTTCGTTATGGGTTTGTTTTCTTCCGTCCCCGCGTTGGAGGAAGGCGCTCGGGCGAGTGTTGATGACGTGTCGTTCCGTCATTGGTTCACTGACTTCCTAGCAACAAATCTAGAGGGAAATATAAtcctgttttattctgaaactgTTTATAATCAAAAACTGGCCAATACAAATTCCCAAAATTGAAAAAGTAAGTATAACAAAATTATAAGaatgcaaaaataaattctAATTCTGATTAAAAGTCAGAAAGACAAACTTCTCTGGATCAGTAaagcttgttttgtgtttacatattttaaagaTTCTTTGTGCATTTTTAATTGAGATCTAAACACTGTGAAAAGTTGTAAATGTATGtcttgtataatatatatatataatgttcaATGTAAGTGCTAATTGTTAGATGAATACTTATATCTGCAGTTGGCACAGTATTATGCAGTGTAGACGAGAGTTAAGACATTAAAGTCTATTACACAGAATAGGGCGACTTCTTCAATCcctaaatatgaaaacattaatTTGAAGATGTGGATCTTCTTCCAGAGTAAAACCGATCAGCTGATGGTGGCAGTTCAGAGCAGCTTTTGGTTTGTGTGAATATTTATTCCCATGTGGCAACAGAAAGCAGCAAGAACAGTGATCAACATTTACTATTTTAACAAATTCATGTGATTTGAAACCAAAAACATAATTGACCGTACAATGAAGATGACAgagatgaataataataattaaagtgtGTTGAAAGACAACAGACACGGAGACGGATTCATCTGAGCAGTTTAATCCATCGTTACAGATTTCCACTGCCTCATGCCGAGTGTACACgtaataagaaaacaaaaatataccgAACATCAACAAGTGttaaaaccagaggaaacagtCAATGCAAATAAAAAGACGAATAGTAAAACACCATTAAAGACTGTGCATTTCATCCTTCAGGAACCTGGTCCCACACCTAAAAACTGGAGTAAAATGACttaaataaacatgtatatattcatataaaacATACATCAACTTCATACTGTATAAACACTAACTTCATACTGTATAAACATTAACTGTGATGTTTAGGGGATTAATCTTGGGATTTAGAACCTTTTGGTAAATTCCTTAAACTAATTGGTACCAACTTCCCAAACCAGAAACTGAAGGGTGCCGATGTGCCTTTTCTTCCACAATGTAACATCTGCTGCTTATTCTTCTCCTGATTCTTCCTTTGAACCCTCCGCATCGTCCTTTGAACCCTCGGATTCTTCCTTTGAAGGACTCCCTTCAGCGGCCACTGTTTCTGCTTTGGAGATGAAGAAGAATGTCACTTTTTAGTTTGAGATTTCAATCGCAGCATCAATAACGGCTTTAGTTCTGTACTCGGTACCTGTTGTGGTTTGGTTGGAGCTTCCTGTTGGTCCGGCGTCGTCCACGTCACACCTCTCCAGTATTACTTTCAGGAGTTTGGTCACCTCAGGGTGTTTAGCTGCTGTGATTGTGTCGTCGTCAGAACCGTCACTTGATGAccctgaagaaaacaaacagagcagaaaCCTCTTTAACTTCTAACTATGACTGTCGTGATCTTCTGGTCGACTCGTGTCACCTTCACCAGTCCTCACCTGATACACGCTTCTTTGTGTTCCTCTGGGTCTTagattttgttttggttttcctcTCTTCGTCTGTGTGGTTCTTCTTCACGAGGCTCATCAAGGGTTCGTCGTCTGAGCCTTCATTCGCTGGTTCTGCCAAACAACAGTCACAGTATTGAGGATTCAATCGAATGTATTGGCGGCAAAATCCTCTGTTCTCATCTCGTTATAAATGCTGCCATGGTACCTTGTCTCTTTTTGGAGGCAGCACCTCGCGATGCAGTtgtcctctttgtgtttttcttcactgGTTTCTTCTTAGTGGCTTTAAGTTTCACCAAGGGCTCGTCATCGTCGTCAGAGCTGCTGTCTGAGGATGAAAACCAAGAGTTAAGCAGCTGAACAACACGTAATTAAGTAGAATTATTTACTTCTGGTCAGTCTAATAAAGTGCTGTTCACCTTCTGGTGATTCGTCTGCCTCTTTTGATTGAGGTTTCTTGTCGCTGGCCGATGCAGCCTTTGTCGTCTTCCTTGTTATTGCTGCCAGTGGAACATCCTCTGAGCTGCCGCTGGATGCCTCTGCATATTTTActggaataaaacaaaatacagtttttgtCCCGATCATCTCAGAGAAAGcctttttagacattttttgaTTTCTACATTTCACACCCACCAAATTTCCTCGCTGCCGTCCTTTGGGATTTCATGACCAGGCTTCTTTTTCTGGGCGATCTTTTTGGCTGACGTCTGGATTTAAGTGTCTTGGCAGTTTCACTCCGAGGCTCATCATCCAAACTATCATCGTCCGCGGATGCTGCTTCTGTGTCATAACATAGAATCAAGTGTGAGAGGGAACAGCAGCGTTGTGTTGGTGCTGCAGGTTGATGTAGAGACAACAAACGTACctttcttctctgttttaaCAGATCTTTTTGGAGGCTTCTTTGCAGCTTTCAAAGACACTTTGGCGATTTTAGTCACAGGTTCATCGTCAGATGTCTTGGCAGTTTCACTCCGAGGCTCATCATCCAAACTATCATCGTCCGCGGATGCTGCTTCTGTGTCATAACATAGAATCAAGGGTTCAAGTCTCTGTGAGAGGGAACGGCAGCGTTGTGTTGGTGCTGCTGGTTGATGTAGAGACAACGAACGTacctttcttctttgttttaacAGATCTTTTTGGAGGCTTCTTTGCAGCTTTCAAAGACACTTTGACGATTTTAGTCACCGGTTCATCGTCAGATGTCTTGGCAGTTTCACTCCGAGGCTCATCATCCAAACTATCATCGTCCGCGGATGCTGCTTCTGTGTGATAACATAGAATCAAGGGTTCAAGTCTCTGTGAGAGTAGGGGTGTCAcaataccaaaaattcagtagtcggtgccaataccagtaaaataacacgattctcgatgccaatttcgataccacggtaaaaaaaaagtgcattatttggatgttgttaatgtcatatacggtaattcaatgtgcttgcgctgcgcatatactgagggttatacggtagttgcggtcgcatgtgagtgacgctttgttgtgagacacgttatgcattaaatgatacatctgcctcacgccgggtttacaccggacgctgaagcgacgccaaagcgactcgtaagcgcagcaccaagcctaaaataacagctggctcccatccactcccatgcgccgcttcagcttccgttgtaaacaaccatgtgccggcgcgctaaggattagcgcggagcggcggcgttgcttccgtgtccggtgtaaacccggcgtcaaacgcaaaatacttccatacacgactctgcctttttaataaacaagtcgaggtggggcgaacgctgcagccgcagttgccgtcttggttttcagaatgtaaacgtcgactggcgcagcaccgatgctaatgctaagttgctaacagctgctggcatcgaagctgacggtgcctacggtacttcaaaaacttgggcatcggcatcgttttgttatgttagtatcgaaaggtatcgtaggtatcggttctcgtgacatccctatgTGAGAGGGAACGGCAGCGTTGTGTTGGTGCTGCTGGTTGATGTAGAGACAACGAACGTacctttcttctttgttttaacAGATCTTTTTGGAGGCTTCTTTGCAGCTTTCGAAGTAACTTTGGCGATTTTAGTCACCGGTTCATCGTCAGATGTCTTGGCAGTTTCACTCCGAGGCTCATCATCCAAACTATCATCGTCCGCGGATGCTGCTTCTGTGTCATAACATAGAATCAAGTGTGAGAGGGAACAGCAGCGTTGTGTTGGTGCTGCTGGTTGATGTAGAGACAACAAACGTacctttcttctttgttttaacAGATCTTTTTGGAGGCTTCTTTGCAGCTTTCGAAGACACTTTGGCGATTTTAGTCACCGGTTCATCGTCAGAGCCGTCGTCTGTGTTCAAATGGGAAAAACAGTTACACacagcaaagaaacaaaaacaatcagaAACCAGAAAGTGCTGATGACGTGGTGATGTAACTACCTGTATTGTTGCTGTTTGGGTCGTCAGACCTGGGTGATGCGTTTTCCTTTTTCCCTGATTTCTTAGCAGATGCAAACTTTGTTTTCATCTTGATCAGCTGCTCGTCATCTGAGGAGTGATCGGACGCTGCAACAGGAGACGATACCAACAGACACGTTTGCCACATTCTTCTTGCAAAAGGTCAAAATACATCAGGTTGAACATATTGTACttcaattcgtacaatttagatgaaacatcactagtgaaaacatcactaggattattttatattcaattcctgccaatagatccctttgacctaaatcttacacactggaccttttaaTAAGGAAAATGAATCAAGACTAGGAAGAGTCTCAGCTGCTCCACAAACTGTGGGGGTCACTGAGGGTCACTGAGTACCGACTTTCTAGACTACCAAAACTTCTGCACATGCCAGAGTTACCTCTTTCTTAACTTTCTATTTTGCAGAGGGTGTATTCACTTCACATCCACTTCATGGAGGCACTGAGAAAGGCTTCGTTGCCGTTTTGTCGATCTTTCTGAGAGTCTGTTTGTCGGAGCTTTTCACTCCAGATCGatcgataacatcagcattatatttgaaaaaaagacGTGTGTTGAGTTAATTACCTGCAATCTTTTTTGTGCCATTAGATCGGGAGGATCTggttgatgtgttttcttttttctctggcttctttgttttcatcttgATCAGCGGCTCGTCATCTGAGGAGGGATCCGAGAGAAGATACAAACAGACCACTTCTTTCAAAAGGTCACACTACCTCAGGTTTAAAACATTGTGCTTCAAGTGGCCTCACATGCAGGGGAGGGTTTGAAGAAACATTCAAAACTGGCAACAACATTGCAGCCTTGCTGTTAAACTCGTCCTTGAGCAAACACGGGCTCATCTAAGCAACTGAAAATGAAGCCAATTGATGCCATAAGAGCAGAGGAGgctgtaaaacaaatgttaatatGTAAACATCCTGTTGCTGCTTAAATTACATCTTTCTAAACtgtctatttttttaaatgaatgaaattaaatgtagCAGCGCAGTAACATTTCAAGAAAGACacttttttgtttatgtttgccgCAGGGGGAGTGTTGACTTCTTATCACTTCCAAAGTATGCCGACCTTTCTTCTCTGCATCAACAGATTTCTTAGGAGGCGCTGAGAAAGGCTTCTTTGCAGTTTTGGCGATTTTAACGAGAGGCTCGTTGTCAGAGCTGTCGTTCGGCTCCGGATCTGAAAGAAGAGCAAGAGCAGAACATGAAGGCGATTCGCTCCAGACACGGATCAGTCGAGTTAATAATACACGCGTGCGGTGATGTGCTCACCTGCTTTCTTTTTTGTGCTTTTAGATCTGGATGCGTATGCTTTTTTCACAGGTTTTTTAGCCGccagttttgttttcttcttgatGAGCGGCTCATCGTCGGAGGAGTGATCAGAAGCTGCAACGGGAGAAgattcaaacacacagatttaGCACCTTTTGCTTTTGCTAGAATACATATTTTACTTATGATCGGCTCGACTGTTTCTCCTCACGGTTAGTGCTTTTCAGGAGTTTGGAAAGAGGCACAAAGTCCTCAGAGCTGGGGCTGTCCCTTCCTGTTATCGGCCAGAGATACAATGAGATGAATGagttaaaatttaaatattaatattaaaattaatagaTTTTTTGTTTACACATCCTTAATTTACTGTAGTT
This is a stretch of genomic DNA from Limanda limanda chromosome 19, fLimLim1.1, whole genome shotgun sequence. It encodes these proteins:
- the LOC133025866 gene encoding nucleolar protein dao-5-like isoform X3, which gives rise to MDVRSRDPPSTEPHDAAASDHSSDDEPLIKKKTKLAAKKPVKKAYASRSKSTKKKADPEPNDSSDNEPLVKIAKTAKKPFSAPPKKSVDAEKKDDEPLIKMKTKKPEKKENTSTRSSRSNGTKKIAASDHSSDDEQLIKMKTKFASAKKSGKKENASPRSDDPNSNNTDDGSDDEPVTKIAKVSSKAAKKPPKRSVKTKKKEAASADDDSLDDEPRSETAKTSDDEPVTKIAKVTSKAAKKPPKRSVKTKKKEAASADDDSLDDEPRSETAKTSDDEPVTKIVKVSLKAAKKPPKRSVKTKKKEAASADDDSLDDEPRSETAKTSDDEPVTKIAKVSLKAAKKPPKRSVKTEKKEAASADDDSLDDEPRSETAKTLKSRRQPKRSPRKRSLVMKSQRTAARKFVKYAEASSGSSEDVPLAAITRKTTKAASASDKKPQSKEADESPEDSSSDDDDEPLVKLKATKKKPVKKNTKRTTASRGAASKKRQEPANEGSDDEPLMSLVKKNHTDEERKTKTKSKTQRNTKKRVSGSSSDGSDDDTITAAKHPEVTKLLKVILERCDVDDAGPTGSSNQTTTAETVAAEGSPSKEESEGSKDDAEGSKEESGEE
- the LOC133025866 gene encoding nucleolar protein dao-5-like isoform X1 translates to MDVRSRDPPSTEPHDAAGRDSPSSEDFVPLSKLLKSTNPSDHSSDDEPLIKKKTKLAAKKPVKKAYASRSKSTKKKADPEPNDSSDNEPLVKIAKTAKKPFSAPPKKSVDAEKKDDEPLIKMKTKKPEKKENTSTRSSRSNGTKKIAASDHSSDDEQLIKMKTKFASAKKSGKKENASPRSDDPNSNNTDDGSDDEPVTKIAKVSSKAAKKPPKRSVKTKKKEAASADDDSLDDEPRSETAKTSDDEPVTKIAKVTSKAAKKPPKRSVKTKKKEAASADDDSLDDEPRSETAKTSDDEPVTKIVKVSLKAAKKPPKRSVKTKKKEAASADDDSLDDEPRSETAKTSDDEPVTKIAKVSLKAAKKPPKRSVKTEKKEAASADDDSLDDEPRSETAKTLKSRRQPKRSPRKRSLVMKSQRTAARKFVKYAEASSGSSEDVPLAAITRKTTKAASASDKKPQSKEADESPEDSSSDDDDEPLVKLKATKKKPVKKNTKRTTASRGAASKKRQEPANEGSDDEPLMSLVKKNHTDEERKTKTKSKTQRNTKKRVSGSSSDGSDDDTITAAKHPEVTKLLKVILERCDVDDAGPTGSSNQTTTAETVAAEGSPSKEESEGSKDDAEGSKEESGEE
- the LOC133025866 gene encoding nucleolar protein dao-5-like isoform X2, whose amino-acid sequence is MDVRSRDPPSTEPHDAAGRDSPSSEDFVPLSKLLKSTNPSDHSSDDEPLIKKKTKLAAKKPVKKAYASRSKSTKKKADPEPNDSSDNEPLVKIAKTAKKPFSAPPKKSVDAEKKDDEPLIKMKTKKPEKKENTSTRSSRSNGTKKIAASDHSSDDEQLIKMKTKFASAKKSGKKENASPRSDDPNSNNTDDGSDDEPVTKIAKVSSKAAKKPPKRSVKTKKKEAASADDDSLDDEPRSETAKTSDDEPVTKIAKVTSKAAKKPPKRSVKTKKKEAASADDDSLDDEPRSETAKTSDDEPVTKIVKVSLKAAKKPPKRSVKTKKKEAASADDDSLDDEPRSETAKTSDDEPVTKIAKVSLKAAKKPPKRSVKTEKKEAASADDDSLDDEPRSETAKTLKSRRQPKRSPRKRSLVMKSQRTAARKFVKYAEASSGSSEDVPLAAITRKTTKAASASDKKPQSKEADESPEDSSSDDDDEPLVKLKATKKKPVKKNTKRTTASRGAASKKRQEPANEGSDDEPLMSLVKKNHTDEERKTKTKSKTQRNTKKRVSGSSSDGSDDDTITAAKHPEVTKLLKVILERCDVDDAGPTGSSNQTTTETVAAEGSPSKEESEGSKDDAEGSKEESGEE